gactaaaactagaataaaatgtaataatttttcggCGACTAAaaccagactaaaatgtaataatttttcatcgactaaaactagactaaaatgtaataaattttttGTAGACTGAAActagaataaaatgtaataatttttcggCGACTAAaaccagactaaaatgtaataatttttcgtgaactaaaactagactaaaatgtaataatttttcgtcaactaaatgtaataatttttcatcaactaaaactagactaaaatgtaataattttttgtagaccaaaactagactaaaatgtaagaatttttcgtcgactaaaaccagactaaaatgtaagaatttttcGTCAACTAAaaccagactaaaatgtaataatttttcggtgactaaaactagactagactaaaaagagtatgaacgtgactaaaactaataaaaaccaAAATGACAGCTgcacacaaagactagactaaaactaaaattaaaacaggccacCAAAAACAACACTAGTCCTTACTGTGTTTCTAGGTCTGGGAACATTTAAGTTGCATAGTTGTCTATGGgatggtcagaaagctctcggattttatatcttaatatctgttctgaagatgaacagagggcttacaggtttgaaatgacatgaagggggagtaattaatggcagcattttcattttaggtgaacCATAACGTTTCAAAGTTGATTCATGACTGTCAGAATCAATGGATATATGATTCTGTATTGATAAGTTGATTGTGTTTGTCAGGATGTGGAGCAGGTTTGGGTGCGTGAGACTGATGGGACAGAAGCTCAGGATTCAGTCTGGAgcgtcagagatcagagatccagAGACACACAGGACTCAGAGCTCAGCCTCACTTTACTCTGTTATACTGACGCTCAGGATCATGAATCCACTGATCAAACCTCTGACTGTAACGCTGGAGAACAGCAGATGCTGCAGACGCCGCTGAGGATGTGCTCCGTCAAACTGGTGGACTGCAGGAACCTGATCgagagcagaggagaagaaaccaccgctgagaaacaacaacaacacactgatgaggaagaggaggaggaggagaaggagaatAATGTGGAGGATGATGATcagagtgatgatgatgatgacagtggtgatgaagaagatgaagatTTCATCCCTCCAGGTTTGTTTCTCCTTTTTATGAGCGTTTGATGTTTCTCTAACATTTGAATGTCAGCAGACTCTTCAGGATCAGGTTCATATTTGCTGATGGTCTCTGGTGATCTGATCAGGTTTGAGTAAAGATTTTCTGAGGTATTCGGGAACACAATGGCAAGAGACAGATTTTCTGTGCCTGTTTTTAAGGCAGTCTAATTTGACttgaaatctaatttaattttcttttgttatgatatatatgtatattcataaaagaaaaaaattatgattgCAGTATTATCATACTGTGAAAtgacattgtaaaatataatgaaataggtggcaaatgttgcatttcctttcaagtatttttttaaatccagaaTTTATAACCATTTTGTTAATTTCAGATGATAAAGGCTGTTCATCTTCTAATGGAGATACAGACTTAACATCAAAAGAGCAGCTGACGGTCAAGAGTTTCTCCTGCAGCACCTGTGGAAAAACACTGAGTTCAGAGAGCCATTTAAAGAGACACGAGAGAAAACACACGGAACAGAAAGACTTCAGCTGTAGGAGATGCAAAATCAGCTTTCCTACCGCAGAAGAGAGACTTCATTCAAAAGAGCACAGCGGGAAGAAGGAGTTTCACTGTGAACAGTGCGGGAAGGATTTTTTCACCACTGTTCCTAATATGAAATCTCATATAAAAACACACAGCGAAAAGTctttccactgcagtgaatgtgaCAAGTATTTCAGCAACAAAGCAAATCTTGATGCTCATAAGCGAATCCACACGGGAGCCCATACAAATGTCCGCACTGCGAGAAGACCTTCAATCATGGATCTCATCTGAAGAAACATATACGTTTGCACACTAATGAGAGACCGTATCAGTGCAGTGAATGTGGGAAAGCCTTCACAGACTCAGGCTCTCTAAAGTCACACCAGAAAATCCATTCAGATGAGAAACCGCTTCAGTGCAAACACTGCGACAAACGATTCCGTCATATTAATAGTTTGAACATTCACGAGAGGacacacactggagagaaaccatatctGTGCGCCCACTGCGGGAAGAGCTTTTCAAATTCACCtagttttttatttcataagcGAGTCCACACCGGAGAAAAACCATATCACTGCAGCATCTGTGGGAAGAGTTTCGGTAAACATGGCACATTTCGAAACCACAAGAGGATTCATACTGGAGAAAGACCGTTCAAATGCTCACAGTGTGAAAAGACGTTTGCTCGATCAGACGTCCTTAAGGTCCATCAGCGagttcatacaggagagaaaccttactCCTGCTCCATCTGCGGCGAGAGATTCGCTTATTTAGGTAGTTTTCAGACCCACCAGAACAAACACGCTAAAGAACAAACTGCTCCAGAATCACCAGAGTGACTTTCATCAGTCAATCTGGGAAATAAATCTTGTTTGGCTCGTCCTGAAAGTGTTCATTGAGTTCTGAGTGAACTTTTTTAATGCTGTAGATTGATCCAAGTGCTGTATATAATGTCATGTTTGACAGAGTAAAgcaatgattttatgttaaacCAAACAGAACAATTAAGAattctcaaaataaaatactacaataaTATGATCGCCTAGGTTTCATAATGCATGTTTTATGTGTTGAAATGCATGAAGGAGAGTCTGGTAAATACACTCTGCTTTTTCATTGCTGGACCGGTTTCTTTTAATCAAGAGAGAGCCATGGCTTAACTATCCATTTCATCACTGTTCTTCAAGAGTATTTATGCTGCTGTGTAAGTTAAGAAATTTACTTGGTAGAAACTAATCATCTGGGAGGAAAAGTGTGTTGGTGCAAGGACTGGAGTTGAAAACCTCTGCGAAAGACTGAGCTATACACAGACAGtaaccactgatggcagacggactgttctgacgatgtctttcatacttttctggaccttgacaatgTAATTTACTTAGCAGTCTATGCGAAAGTAACAAGCTTCCAAAAACGTAATTGTGCATTTTGGACTTAATTAAACGTGCGGTTTTTctttaaatgagaaaagcagGTGCAGACAGAATATCTACTAACACGCAGTCGTTCTGACTCAGAGAGATTAGCACTTCTCGAACTGTAGGAGGCGCTGTGACCATCTTAGTCCAGTAAATCCACCGGTAAAACCACTGAAGAAGAAAAGACGGTTGGAGGCTTACAGACTCGGTACGTGTTTTAACTCTTTATGTTTTGTTACTTTTAGCACGCTAATGAGCTTGAATGAAGAGTTTGTTACCAGATCTGGTTTAAATTAACCCATAGGTTTTACTAAAGTAACCATAGTTTAACTTGGGTATTTGTAATAAAACCACATTAGGCTTAGCACAAGTTTACCATTGTTAGTTTGGTAAACAATGGTAAATTTGTGCTTAGTCTAAAATGTCCAGCATATAACCATATTACTATTGTAGTATGCTAAATACCTTAAATAGATTAAATCTCAGTCATATTTAAGCTACAGTGTTAAGTTTATTGAATGCAGCTTAATtgaagtgatttatttatatatatatatatatatatttgtaataatcatGAAGTGTTTGTGTTCAGTTGTTGAGCATGAAAGCGCAGGTGGATGTGGTCTGCTGTAAATCAGTAGGAACTGATCTGTCCATGCTGGATATTGaggatttcatcacagaaatctgtCAGCTGAAGAAAGAGGTGGCTTCACTGGAGACAAagctgagagaaagaggagacaaaCTGAACAGAGAGGTTTGAACAGATCTTCATTTCATATTTAGCTGCTAATATGGACTGATAGTTGTGTGAATCAATGTCTTATTGTTAATCATACTCTCACTAGATATATTACTGATTGTGTTTGTCAGGATGTGGAGCAGGTTTGGGTGCGTGAGACTGATGGGACAGAAGCTCAGGATTCAGTCTGGAgcgtcagagatcagagatccagAGACACACAGGACTCAGAGCTCAGCCTCACTTTACTCTGTTATACTGACGCTCAGGATCATGAATCCACTGATCAAACCTCTGACTGTAATGCTGGAGAACAGCAGATGCTGCAGACGCCGCTGAAGATGTGCTCCGTCAAACTGGTGGACTGCAGGAACCCGATCgagagcagaggagaagaaaccaccgcagagaaacaacaacaacacactgatgaggaagaggaggaggaggagaataaTGGGGATGGTGATGAATATTTTTGTTTCTCCTTTTATGACCGTTTGTTGTATCTCTGACACTTGAATGTCAGCAGACTCTCCAGGATCAGGTTCATATTGGCTGTTGATCTCTGATGATTTGATCAAGTTTGAGTAAAGATTTTCTGAGATAATGGCAAATGATAGTTTTTATGTTTTCCTCTCTTGAGATCTAGAATGTGAGAGACAAATTTGCTGTGCCTGTTTGTAAGGCTGcccaattttataatttttttttatttaaattacttttgttATGATATAATTATAGCTAAACTATAgaatcatgaaataaaaatattgtgattGCAGTATTATTATCCCTTGtagattgttcaaattcactaccctttcattatgttcggaatgaaaacatccactcagtTAAACTGcggtaaaaatgtatcagattaatttttttttttccaaattttttttgcataaaaatgttaatcaacttcagtcctgatcaaaactaccaaatgtttttaaaaaaatgtttttaactctttaattgccaagttcataaattatgtcactgatttgggggggaaacacacaaaattacttattttcaaaataaaagtaattgtggctggatttttaaaaactttttataacagtcttgggcatgtcaaagattagtagcaacattggctttgatgcatttttagtttttgtgcagcattagattttaatttttgtgtgtgagattcttgattgttggtggttttccctgttgggaggaggtaacatttgttattacttgtcattaaccctttagatTTCTGACtagtatatgaagctatatggagtataacagcatagtatattatgtgtgtgtgtgagagagaaagggagagagagtgtgtctttgcgcacttaccttgatgtatttgagaaaatcaaaaggtacacctcagctctcagaactacatgaagtaaacaaaagtgtattttgttgtacagcacctgctgcattttaatggtggtgaaagtaatcggttgttaagtgatgacgtaagaagtgctgtttccgggtccaggccTCAACTCGCATGAGAATATGActtcagcagccgtttatgagcactgtttattcatattgataatttaagaTAAActctttcaaacttacggtatacactacagtctccgtgctcacagcgtcccaaacacaaatcatttttatatattttgtttatatttatattttcattgtctggctatctggtacttcggtatggagttaaaggtta
This genomic interval from Carassius auratus strain Wakin unplaced genomic scaffold, ASM336829v1 scaf_tig00217031, whole genome shotgun sequence contains the following:
- the LOC113099790 gene encoding uncharacterized protein LOC113099790, which produces MKAQVDVVCCKSVGTDLSMLDIEDFITEICQLKKEVASLETKLRERGDKLNREDVEQVWVRETDGTEAQDSVWSVRDQRSRDTQDSELSLTLLCYTDAQDHESTDQTSDCNAGEQQMLQTPLKMCSVKLVDCRNPIESRGEETTAEKQQQHTDEEEEEEENNGDDDKGCCASSDGETDLTLKEQLTVKSFCLQHLWKNIEFRGSFSKTREKTHRTERLQL